The following are from one region of the Nostoc cf. commune SO-36 genome:
- a CDS encoding tetratricopeptide repeat protein, producing the protein MVFRRCFVASNLIVFFAFGCSGGANSSIENTTQVVKESNVTQLFIEAKATQKAENLFHQANDLLDGQRYEDAIKAYEKAIAIKVESPEAWINRGIALTSLQRYQEALASYDKAIAIQPDKYEAWYNRGIALTSLQRYQEALVSYDKAIAIQPGKYEALINRGIALTKLHRYQEAIASYDRAIAIKQDLHQAYYNKACSYALQSNLELAISNLGKAIELVPDKYKKLAKTDPDFSKVRSEKQFQELIQ; encoded by the coding sequence ATGGTTTTTCGGCGCTGCTTCGTTGCATCTAACTTAATAGTTTTCTTTGCGTTTGGCTGTAGTGGTGGGGCAAACTCATCAATAGAAAATACTACACAGGTTGTGAAAGAAAGCAATGTAACCCAACTTTTCATAGAAGCGAAGGCTACGCAAAAAGCAGAAAATTTATTTCATCAAGCCAATGATTTATTAGATGGGCAACGTTATGAAGATGCGATAAAAGCTTATGAGAAAGCGATCGCTATAAAAGTTGAGAGTCCGGAAGCTTGGATTAACCGTGGCATAGCTTTAACATCCTTGCAACGCTACCAAGAGGCTCTTGCATCTTACGACAAAGCGATCGCTATCCAACCCGACAAATATGAAGCTTGGTATAACCGTGGCATAGCTTTAACATCGCTGCAACGCTACCAAGAGGCTCTTGTATCTTACGACAAAGCGATCGCTATCCAACCTGGCAAATACGAAGCCTTAATTAACCGAGGCATAGCTTTGACAAAGCTGCACCGCTACCAAGAAGCGATCGCATCTTATGATAGAGCGATCGCTATCAAGCAAGATTTGCACCAAGCATATTACAATAAAGCTTGCTCTTATGCTTTACAAAGCAATCTAGAATTAGCAATTAGCAACCTAGGCAAAGCAATTGAGCTTGTTCCTGATAAATACAAGAAATTAGCAAAAACTGACCCAGACTTTAGCAAAGTGCGTAGTGAAAAGCAGTT
- the crtO gene encoding beta-carotene ketolase CrtO, whose translation MQEYDVVLIGAGHNGLVCAAYLLKAGYSVLLLEKRSVPGGAATTEECLPQEAPGFKFNLCAIDHEFIHLGPVVEELELEKYGLHYLECDPVVFCPHPDGKYFLAHKSLEKTCAEIARYNERDAKKYAEFVDYWQRALGAMVPMFNAPPKSIIDIVGNYDIKKFKDLFSMIGSPNKTLDFIRTMLTSAEDLLNEWFDEEFLKAPLARLAAELGAPPSQKTLAIGAIMMAMRHNPGMARPRGGTGALVQALVNLVTSKGGVILTDQHVEKVLIDDGKAVGVRVAGGKEYRAKYGVISNIDAKRLFLQMTDKSDVDGADPNLWERLERRIVNNNETILKIDLALDEPLRFPHHAHKDEYLVGSILIADSVAHVEEAHSKCTLGQIPDADPSMYVVMPSFLDPTLAPPGKHTVWIEYFAPYQIAGAEGTGLKGTGWTDELKNKVADRVVDKLADYAPNVKSATIARRVESPAELGERLGAYKGNYYHIDMTLDQMVFFRPLPEIANYKTPIENLFLTGAGTHPGGSISGMPGRNCARVFLQAKHPISQTLKDARDSIKSTVESVFGIN comes from the coding sequence ATGCAAGAGTATGATGTTGTGTTAATCGGTGCTGGACACAATGGGTTAGTCTGTGCAGCTTACTTGCTGAAGGCTGGTTATAGCGTCCTGTTACTAGAAAAGCGTTCTGTTCCAGGTGGTGCAGCAACAACTGAAGAATGTTTACCGCAAGAGGCTCCTGGATTTAAATTTAACTTGTGTGCGATTGACCATGAATTTATTCACTTAGGGCCAGTTGTTGAAGAATTAGAACTAGAAAAATATGGCTTGCATTATTTGGAGTGCGATCCGGTTGTTTTCTGTCCTCATCCTGATGGTAAGTATTTCTTAGCACATAAGTCATTGGAAAAGACTTGTGCCGAAATCGCTCGTTATAATGAGCGTGATGCCAAAAAATACGCAGAATTTGTAGACTATTGGCAAAGAGCGCTCGGTGCAATGGTTCCTATGTTTAATGCACCGCCCAAGTCAATTATAGATATTGTGGGCAACTACGATATCAAAAAATTCAAAGATTTATTTTCGATGATTGGTTCCCCAAATAAAACGCTGGACTTTATTCGCACCATGTTAACCAGCGCTGAGGATTTACTTAACGAGTGGTTTGATGAGGAATTTCTGAAAGCACCATTAGCCAGACTTGCAGCAGAACTTGGTGCGCCGCCATCGCAAAAAACTCTTGCCATTGGTGCAATTATGATGGCAATGCGTCACAATCCGGGAATGGCTAGACCGCGCGGCGGAACTGGCGCACTAGTGCAAGCTTTGGTGAATTTAGTCACAAGTAAAGGTGGCGTTATTCTTACAGACCAGCATGTTGAAAAAGTTTTAATTGATGATGGAAAAGCTGTCGGTGTGCGGGTTGCTGGTGGTAAAGAATATCGCGCTAAATATGGCGTTATTTCTAATATTGATGCCAAGCGGTTATTTTTACAAATGACTGATAAAAGTGACGTTGATGGAGCCGACCCAAATTTATGGGAAAGATTAGAACGCCGTATCGTTAACAATAACGAAACTATCCTCAAGATAGATTTGGCTTTAGATGAACCACTACGCTTTCCACACCACGCCCATAAAGACGAATATCTCGTTGGTTCTATCTTAATTGCCGATTCAGTGGCTCATGTAGAAGAGGCTCACAGTAAATGTACCTTGGGACAGATTCCTGATGCTGACCCATCAATGTATGTGGTCATGCCGAGCTTTTTAGACCCCACATTAGCACCGCCAGGTAAGCACACCGTATGGATTGAGTATTTTGCCCCTTATCAAATTGCTGGTGCTGAAGGCACTGGTTTAAAAGGTACTGGTTGGACAGATGAATTGAAAAACAAAGTTGCAGATAGGGTGGTTGATAAACTTGCAGATTATGCACCTAATGTCAAGAGTGCAACTATTGCCCGTCGTGTAGAAAGTCCAGCAGAACTAGGAGAAAGATTAGGCGCATATAAAGGAAATTATTACCATATTGATATGACCCTAGATCAGATGGTGTTTTTCCGCCCTTTGCCAGAAATAGCGAACTACAAAACGCCAATTGAAAATCTATTTTTGACTGGTGCTGGTACTCATCCAGGTGGTTCGATTTCGGGAATGCCGGGACGCAATTGTGCGCGTGTATTTTTACAAGCAAAACATCCCATTAGTCAAACTTTGAAGGATGCAAGAGATTCGATTAAGTCAACCGTCGAGTCAGTGTTTGGCATTAATTAG